The Helicoverpa armigera isolate CAAS_96S chromosome 7, ASM3070526v1, whole genome shotgun sequence genomic sequence taattttaccctaaaatcacagggaaagacccgcgttgattatagtaagtttttggccatattaaattaacaaaacaatataacaattttgtctaaacatacaactaaaagaattgttgagtcaataaattatcagacaaggcatattctttgcatatttttttatcgatttattcttctctcgaatatcatttaatgctttctttaagtcttcttctgcgtatgttgtcttttccttcttttttcctgtatccgaagaacttatcttaaatgaaattacttaatatattaagattaaacagtacatttttttattaagatatatacgtggttataattaaattattttttttttatgaagatatatacgtggttctaattaaattataatttttctatttttttattaagatatatatatatatatatatatatatatgtatacgtggttataattaaattataattataattaaatatttaaattataattataatttaattataaccacgtatatatcttaataaaaaaaattactgtttaatcttattttaagttacttaaaccaatgttgagaagaattatttttattttttaaagtgaattttaaatgattataatgttgacttttaataattaagtttattgttaaataaagaaattgatctaatacaatctttctttattaattcttaaaaaaatcacccctatattccttttttaagctactggacgcgaactggaccatgggtggacgcgaattggattttgtggacgcaaactgggtaaaacgcctaattttgaggtttatcgatttaaatagaaaacgtaagatatttctaatacaactgaaagttaatcttaaaatagagtatataaggaatacattacacaaatttgacatggaaatgagtgctggagcatttttattatcgccgtcaaacttgccaactgcactaaatggtcgccaacaggcgaaatgaccctacgTAGCTTCTCAGTGTGCTATTCTAGGATTCCGGTTATAACCTCAGCACCTACAGTTGCGCATGTCATGCCTTGTGATATATTCTTGTAGCGAGGCGCGAGGGAGTGCGCTAATCAGCCGCTCTCATTGGTCAACACAATCGTGACATCACAACAgcttgttattacatttattttcaaagtgaCGTATCAGTATGGTTTTATCGTAAACTTGTTTGCCTATCACTAGGGTATAAAAACGAAAACTTGAGCGTTTCATTTTAGTTACTTACGTAGAGCGTATAGCGTCACGTCTTACGTTGTGTTCATTAGTTCTAAAGGGATTCTTAATAATTTCCTTATATATCAACGCCTCTCCGTGTTAGTGACCGGACAAAGAACTGTGTAgactaatattaataaaccaATTGAAACtacttttgtaaaaatgttcaaaaagaGGAATATGGTGGCTCAGTTCAACAACATCTTATCGTGAGTGTCGATGTATTGCCTTCAGGTTGACCGACAATAGATCAACCTCTTAAACAATTATTGtccattgttttattataacatgTTTGTTATGGTACAATTCTTGTTTGTTATCTAATCACCGTGAGGGACTGAAATCTAATTCACAATTGTTTGTCTGCAGAGAGTTCGAACCATTCGCTGGATCGCCGCCCGCTCCTGAAGATTCATTCTTCTACATCCGATACCCCAAGACCGACGTGTTGTTTGGGAAGCCAAGATTCGACCAAGAGGCCCCCAAAGTGTACGCCGAGCCGTCTAACGAAGTCAAGGCCCCCTCAGCTTATAACATAGTCAAGGAGAAAGACTGGTCGAAGCACACGAAACCGTGCCAAGACGTACTCCACGGCATTGCCCCAATAAACACATCTGGTAAGACCACTATGAATATTACAAAAGGTTATCGAATGACATTGACATTGAACAGTACACGGcaacacttttatttaaattctatcgAATGACTTTTGTGGTATGTTTAAAGTTGTTGCTATGTAGCTACGTCAACTGCtgcataatttaaaagaaacgaACAGTTAAGTAGAAATATATTGAGATAATATTAAAGATCTGAATAAATTACTAATAGTTAATTATCTCAGGAAAGAACATCAGGCATTGTTAAATCTAAACAAAGCATTGTTACTATTATAATGTCCCAAgcatttgtttgtaaataatcacGCTTTACATAGTTGATATTATGCACATGACGTCAGATTACAATCGTAGTTGCATTTATTAGATGTTGTAACGTCTAGTTTTAATTGCGTGTGTTTATTTTCAGTTAACTCTGTTACTTCTAAGCCGAAGCCAGCGGGCACCGACGACGGATTCAAAGGCGAGGGCGCGGCATGCGGCACTTCAATTGTCAAGGTTGGTAGCCGATTGCAGCACAAATACCTTCTATACTTATTATATATCTACTTTCAATTTGACTCTGAAGCATGACGCAGTCTTCTAGATTTATATCTCGGTTGGCAAACGGAAATTCCACGTCATAATTGCTTACTTGATATATGATATTGACTTTCATGACAAACAATTTAGTATGCATGTGCTTAGAACACGtcttacttaggtatatgtCTTGTTATTGTGATTGTTCGAAGAAAATAACGtgactaatttatttatcattgtttGGACATGTCGCTTACTGCAtatgtttttctataaaatataatcgTAACTTTCCCggttaataaaaagtttatcaatACATTAAATAGGCTTGTGTACCTCTTTCTATCGCACGAGCCGTTTGATAACTCGCTCTGGTGATTAGCAATGATGTTTTGAATTAACTCTTATCTGCAACCTATTTCGTTGAGCTTGCAATATTTTTCAGCTATTACAtcattttatatgtaggtataaatcgGTTCAATTTCATATACATACTTGAAGTTATGGAATAATATCTCAATTATCAAGTAAACAGagctgtttattttgcaagattGCATTATCAGAGATTCCTCTACTCGACTAGTTTGTACACAAACTTATACGCAGTTCTAGACTTCAATCATGTGCTAtacaatataggtacaaattctataacaatttcgTGACTATTGTTTTGTACTAATGTTTCGTCTATATGTTGATTAGCACGCTAGAAacagaattttgacataagccaaGTAAAATCAAACTTCTATGTAAAGTAACCAAATCGACAAAGAGAAGCCGTTTGTAATAATGCAACCCAATGTGACCTGTacttttaacacgcttttataagcTTATGCTGTATGTAGCTATGTAACCGAATCATTGAGCACGAGTTTCACCGGCTTCTAAACATCTGATTAActtgaaactttttttgtttataggtGGCTCATCAAATAATATCATCGAAGTCGTCCCGCGGGTTCACTGTGGCTTCCCCTGAGGAGGAGCACGCCGTAGCTCCGGAGATGCACCAGTACAGCCTCATGCACCGACGCGGCAGCAAGAGCCTGCCCGCCACGCCCGCGCACTCGCCGCCCGGCAGCCCTTCCAGCCGCAGGAGGATTAATGGCAACCGGTGAGTACATATAGACAAATGATGAGGGAAATAGGTTTCATCCTGCCTTCTGTGAGATTTTAGTCTTTAGTCTCCAAAGAGGTCTAGTCGGCCAAAAAAGGTTGTTCACGAATAAGTCAGATTAACCTCATTATCTGTATAAGTCAGATCAGATTGTCTGCCCTTGTCAGACCTGTAGGACAGAAAATGGGGCCGATTTTTAAAAGGGCCTCTCTGCATTGCACTATTgcagtatgttatatttttcgcCACTAAAAATTGGTTACCAATTATAGATCGTGGGCGGACAGCCTTATTTCAGACATCAAGGTCGAATATATCACCTTTGTcgttaacaataataataagcaAGAATATCGTGGAACAAGATATTTTAGAGGTGTGTCTCTCGAAACTTGCTTGTCACCCGTTATTCTGGTTTTATAACATTAAACACTACCTGCATGTCTAGACCAAAACTGGTTCTTGTTTGTTCAGGATATTTCGCAAAAAATCTAtagctcatatttatttatattgttttgtctCAGAATACGAGATCGTCCGTACTTATGAACTTTAATGAGTTAAATTGATTACTTCTTGATAGTTTGCAaggttatttaaaattttaatgttgatATTTACTGTTGTGTACCTACATTCGCAGAAATGTCAGTGATAAGATTATGTTCAAACATGTTTAATGCCCCAATTAAAACAATCGGTATTCGGTTaagtttcaagaaaaaaattggTACAGTATTTGTTTTATACCTACAAATACTCCTTGCTTCTTATTACAATTACTCATAAGCATTGATTGAATGATCATTTGTGtgttcattataataattattattgtaggcCATTCCGTAGCGGTTATCACATCCGTCACTCATTATAGCGGCATCTAAAGCCAACCAATTATTCCAATTATTGAGACAATAATCTGCCTAAAAAAAGATATAATTGCGTATTAATAACTCTTTctattaaattactattaacCTCCCATTATCTAATGAGGAACTACATATTAATAAACCTAATtaacaattgtttatttgttacagtTTCTTTACATCGCCTTATGAACCAGTGGAGGACGGTAGCGCTCACCGGTCGTGGTTGTCTATGGCTTTGCTGGGATTGAAGAAAGACCTCACCACGTCGACCTCCACGCTGGCCGAAGAAGACAGTCTTGAAGTTCATACGCTCGCTCACGGTATGTAGCTGTGATAACTCAcgttttcatattattattatattaatcttGTAGAGTATAAGCGATCTTAGTAACCTTGTTATCAGAATTGATACAACTGCATGAACTTAAGTTTAATTACTGTTCAGTCGCGACTTTGTCCGCgtgagtttttgtttatttaaagtagtGTAAACTTGCTGATAATAAGTCTATGTATTGTCAAAATTTTGCAACtaaaatacaatgaaatagACTCGACTAAAATAATGCATATTAAGAAAAACATAGTTGTATTAACGAGGTCACAGCTCAGCATATCGACATAACCCGAATCAACTCCTGGTCACTAAACGCGTGCATTCCAAACTAACATCAATGTATTATTTCCTCAGGTAACCTGGCAGAATCCGTGGAAAACCTCGGTCCATCGCCCAAGAGGAAAGAGACGCTCAACACCATGTCTCATGAGCCGACCACTCAACCAGCAAAGCCCGCGAAACCTCAAGCCTACCGGCCCAAGCCTTCAGAACTACGCGAAATGAACTTCTGGTCTCCAACGTCTATGTGAAACTACTGCGGGAGTTACGCTTTACTATGCTATGACCACATTAATAGCGTAACTCTTAGCTTAAGGAGTAAATAATACACGTCTCTCTAACGTGTTTAACGCACAATAGCGTACGAGTCCCGCTGGACTATGAAGTTATGCagattattttttctgataGCTGTATGTTCTTGTGACGTAATTTTTTTCTACACTACAGGGTTTCGTCGTGTAGTGTAAGGTAGTACGGCTTTATGAAGCAACCGAGATTATTTTGTTACCTGTATTTCTGTCGGGGTAATTTTCGAAGCAGTCTGTTTGCGTTTGAACGTTTTGCCGCGACAATTGACACAAAGGGGTTGCTTGCCATCCCAAATATTTTCTGCTGTATTCCATTATTATTAGGCGTATTGAGTAGCTCATTtcataaacaatatttgtaGTCATTGTTCTTGGGTGTATTTTAAGAATTCATCGAGGTTAGTTACTATCTTAGTGTGTCCAATTTCTTCATTATTTGCATAGGGATAATTATGTTACGTACCAACAGATAAATTGATCTATCTTTATAATGAAATCGTTTGAtattaagaaataatgtttattatccttaaataatattttgtgaccttACACTATGGTAAtaatcgatattattattttgtataagaaTGAATTCTATGAGTGCATGTAATTATGTATGACACGTTCTGATATGAATTATgtgatcttatttatttaaaaagcgcGTATTTTCTTCGAATTCGGaaatattgtgtatgtattgtGTATTGAAACTTGTATTAAGACttgattaaacatatttttataataaaagaaaaaagatgaAAGCTATATTGTCAAACGCataatacatttatattatttgagcAGAACTTATAAGATTGTGTTTAGATTTAACGATATTCTTAAATCCATTTTCTTACTGATAATATTTCTAAGCACAGGTTTTACCACGAAGacgatatttaaataataaata encodes the following:
- the LOC110381741 gene encoding uncharacterized protein LOC110381741 isoform X2 yields the protein MFKKRNMVAQFNNILSEFEPFAGSPPAPEDSFFYIRYPKTDVLFGKPRFDQEAPKVYAEPSNEVKAPSAYNIVKEKDWSKHTKPCQDVLHGIAPINTSVNSVTSKPKPAGTDDGFKGEGAACGTSIVKVAHQIISSKSSRGFTVASPEEEHAVAPEMHQYSLMHRRGSKSLPATPAHSPPGSPSSRRRINGNRFFTSPYEPVEDGSAHRSWLSMALLGLKKDLTTSTSTLAEEDSLEVHTLAHGNLAESVENLGPSPKRKETLNTMSHEPTTQPAKPAKPQAYRPKPSELREMNFWSPTSM
- the LOC110381741 gene encoding uncharacterized protein LOC110381741 isoform X1; this translates as MASSDPEIKDGFTLPAWMKTKPVKEFEPFAGSPPAPEDSFFYIRYPKTDVLFGKPRFDQEAPKVYAEPSNEVKAPSAYNIVKEKDWSKHTKPCQDVLHGIAPINTSVNSVTSKPKPAGTDDGFKGEGAACGTSIVKVAHQIISSKSSRGFTVASPEEEHAVAPEMHQYSLMHRRGSKSLPATPAHSPPGSPSSRRRINGNRFFTSPYEPVEDGSAHRSWLSMALLGLKKDLTTSTSTLAEEDSLEVHTLAHGNLAESVENLGPSPKRKETLNTMSHEPTTQPAKPAKPQAYRPKPSELREMNFWSPTSM